A genome region from uncultured Roseibium sp. includes the following:
- a CDS encoding MmcB family DNA repair protein, with product MNEETGSSANRIRLDDPLTDGRQSETALKVWRGAARLLRLMDYACLPEVTLASGRRADLLALGPKQELWIIEVKSSLADFRADTKWPDYRQHCDRLFFATHPDVPLDIFPEEAGLILSDGFGAEIIREAPEHKVAAATRKAVTLRFARNAAQRLHDLSDPDGRRFYRGL from the coding sequence ATGAATGAGGAAACTGGTTCAAGCGCCAACCGCATCCGGCTCGACGACCCGTTAACGGACGGGCGCCAGTCGGAAACCGCCTTGAAAGTCTGGCGCGGCGCGGCACGGCTGCTGCGTCTCATGGACTACGCCTGTCTGCCGGAAGTCACTCTTGCCTCCGGCCGGCGCGCCGACTTGCTTGCGCTCGGTCCCAAACAGGAACTCTGGATCATCGAGGTGAAGTCGTCCCTTGCCGATTTCCGGGCTGATACGAAGTGGCCCGATTACCGCCAGCATTGCGACCGGCTCTTTTTCGCCACCCACCCGGATGTGCCGCTTGATATTTTTCCCGAAGAAGCCGGACTGATCCTGTCGGACGGGTTCGGCGCCGAAATCATCCGGGAGGCACCGGAGCACAAGGTTGCCGCAGCCACGCGCAAAGCGGTCACCCTGCGCTTTGCGCGAAACGCCGCCCAGAGGCTTCACGACCTGAGCGATCCGGACGGCAGGCGGTTCTACCGGGGGCTTTAG
- the sulP gene encoding sulfate permease, producing MKYLQRYLPILTWGRAYNKETATSDLVAAVIVTIMLIPQSLAYAMLAGLPPEVGLYASILPLVAYAVFGTSRALAVGPVAVVSLLTAATVGEIAKGGTPEYLGAAIALAFISGLMLLALGFFRLGFLANLLSHPVISGFITASGLLIASSQLKHILGVSASGRTLYDIFVSIGSQIGETNLITLAIGAGSTVFLFWVRKGLKKVLLGIGLKPFPADLLTKAGPVAAVAVTTLVAAAFNLGDHGVRLVGEIPSGLPVPHLPPFNAELWLQLVGSALLISVIGFVESVSVAQTLAAKKRQRIEPDQELIGLGAANIASAISGGYPVTGGFARSVVNFDAGAATPAAGAFTAVGIAVATLFLTPLLTHLPTATLAATIIVAVLSLVDFGAIKRTYAYSKSDFAAMAATILITLFFGVEQGVVTGVALSIGLYLYRNSRPHMAIVGVVPGTEHFRNIDRHKVVTGDKVLTLRVDESLFFANSRFLEDKIYALVADRPNIKHVVLMCPAVNEIDASALESLEEINHRLSDSGVSFHLSEVKGPVMDRLEKTDFLKHLSGKVFLSQYQALCELDPQTAHCSEARTVTKAAE from the coding sequence ATGAAATATCTTCAGCGCTATTTGCCGATCCTCACCTGGGGTCGCGCCTATAACAAGGAAACGGCAACCAGCGATCTCGTGGCCGCGGTGATCGTGACCATCATGCTGATCCCCCAGTCGCTGGCCTATGCGATGCTCGCCGGTCTGCCGCCGGAGGTGGGGCTTTACGCCTCGATCCTGCCTCTGGTCGCCTATGCGGTCTTCGGCACCAGCCGGGCGCTCGCTGTCGGACCGGTCGCGGTCGTCTCGCTGCTGACGGCTGCCACCGTCGGCGAAATCGCCAAGGGCGGAACGCCGGAGTACCTCGGCGCTGCGATCGCGCTCGCGTTCATTTCCGGCCTCATGCTTTTAGCGCTTGGCTTCTTCCGCCTCGGCTTCCTGGCCAATCTGCTCAGTCACCCGGTCATCTCCGGTTTCATCACCGCCTCCGGGCTTTTGATTGCCTCCAGCCAGCTCAAGCACATTCTCGGCGTCTCCGCATCGGGACGCACGCTCTACGACATCTTCGTGTCGATCGGTTCACAAATCGGCGAAACCAACCTGATCACGCTGGCGATCGGAGCGGGCAGCACCGTCTTTCTGTTCTGGGTGCGCAAGGGCCTGAAGAAGGTCCTGCTCGGCATAGGCCTCAAGCCGTTTCCGGCCGATCTTCTGACAAAGGCAGGCCCGGTGGCGGCCGTTGCGGTCACGACCCTTGTCGCCGCCGCCTTCAACCTCGGAGATCACGGCGTCCGGCTGGTCGGGGAAATCCCCTCCGGCCTGCCCGTACCGCATCTGCCGCCGTTCAATGCGGAGCTGTGGCTGCAACTGGTCGGCTCGGCGCTGCTGATTTCCGTCATCGGCTTCGTGGAATCGGTTTCGGTAGCCCAGACGCTGGCGGCCAAGAAACGTCAGCGCATCGAACCGGACCAGGAGCTGATCGGTCTTGGCGCCGCCAATATCGCCTCAGCCATTTCGGGAGGCTATCCCGTCACCGGCGGCTTCGCGCGCTCGGTGGTGAATTTCGATGCCGGCGCAGCAACGCCGGCGGCCGGCGCCTTTACCGCCGTCGGCATTGCTGTCGCCACCTTGTTTCTGACGCCGTTGCTGACCCATCTGCCGACGGCCACCCTGGCGGCAACCATCATCGTCGCGGTTCTTTCTCTCGTCGACTTCGGCGCGATCAAACGCACCTATGCCTATTCCAAGAGCGATTTTGCCGCCATGGCGGCGACGATCCTGATCACCCTCTTCTTCGGGGTCGAGCAGGGGGTCGTGACCGGTGTCGCCCTGTCCATCGGGCTTTACCTCTACCGCAACAGCCGTCCGCACATGGCGATCGTCGGCGTGGTGCCGGGCACCGAGCATTTCCGCAACATCGACCGGCACAAGGTAGTGACCGGCGACAAGGTGCTGACGCTACGCGTGGACGAGAGCCTGTTCTTCGCCAACAGCCGGTTCCTGGAAGACAAGATCTATGCACTTGTCGCGGACCGGCCGAATATCAAGCATGTGGTGCTGATGTGTCCGGCGGTGAACGAGATCGACGCCAGCGCGCTGGAAAGCCTGGAAGAAATCAATCATCGCCTGTCGGACTCCGGCGTTTCCTTCCACCTGTCCGAGGTCAAGGGCCCGGTCATGGACCGGTTGGAGAAAACGGATTTCCTGAAACATCTGAGTGGCAAGGTTTTCCTCAGCCAGTATCAGGCGCTGTGCGAACTCGATCCGCAAACGGCACATTGTTCGGAAGCCCGGACGGTAACCAAAGCCGCGGAATAG
- a CDS encoding TIGR01244 family sulfur transferase produces the protein MEPRAINEQLAVSPQIDPKDIPEIAMLGFRSVICNRPDGEGADQPTFEEVEAAARKAGLEARYLPVVSGKVQDDDAKAFKAALDELPKPVFAYCRTGTRSATLWSLAQAGTLPVADILASAKQAGYDMAGVVRRIVNGGRTPTETAEDARFDVVIVGGGAAGISVASSLAARKHGLNIAIIDPADVHYYQPGWTMVGGGIFQAPETAKTMASLIPAGVHWIKSAVAAFEPKDNAVVLDGCRVVKYDRLVVCPGLKLDWHKVDGLVDTLGRNGVTSNYRYDLAPYTWQLVQGMKQGRALFTQPPMPIKCAGAPQKALYLSADHWTRSGTIGNIDIQFMNAGGVLFGVKDYVPALMKYIERYNANLNYFHNLVAIDGQAKKATFEVKEPEKDVRQVEVEFDMIHVTPPQTAPDFIRVSPLADAAGWVDVDQATLRHKTFDNIWSLGDVMNAPNAKTAAAARKQAPVVAENIVSDMNGQSAVAQYDGYGSCPLTVEKGKIVLAEFGYGGALLPSFPRWLIDGTKPSHTAWLLKERILPPIYWKAMLRGKEWMAKPEKVSAG, from the coding sequence ATGGAACCCAGGGCGATTAACGAGCAGCTCGCGGTCAGTCCGCAGATTGATCCGAAGGACATCCCCGAGATCGCGATGCTCGGTTTCCGGTCGGTGATCTGCAACCGGCCGGACGGAGAAGGTGCGGATCAGCCGACCTTCGAGGAAGTCGAGGCGGCCGCCAGGAAAGCCGGGCTTGAGGCCCGGTACCTGCCGGTGGTTTCCGGGAAAGTGCAGGACGACGATGCCAAGGCCTTCAAGGCCGCGCTCGATGAACTGCCAAAGCCGGTCTTCGCCTATTGCCGGACGGGCACCCGCTCGGCGACCCTGTGGTCCCTGGCCCAGGCCGGCACCCTGCCGGTCGCCGACATCCTGGCAAGCGCCAAGCAGGCCGGCTACGACATGGCCGGCGTGGTCCGGCGCATTGTCAACGGCGGCAGAACGCCGACCGAAACCGCGGAAGACGCGCGTTTCGACGTGGTCATCGTCGGCGGCGGCGCGGCGGGCATTTCGGTTGCCTCCAGCCTGGCGGCGCGCAAGCACGGTCTCAACATCGCCATCATCGATCCGGCCGATGTCCATTACTACCAGCCCGGCTGGACCATGGTGGGCGGCGGCATCTTCCAGGCGCCGGAAACCGCCAAGACCATGGCCTCGCTCATTCCAGCCGGCGTCCACTGGATCAAGTCCGCGGTTGCCGCCTTCGAGCCCAAGGACAATGCGGTCGTCCTCGACGGCTGCCGCGTGGTTAAATACGACCGACTGGTCGTGTGCCCGGGCCTGAAGCTCGACTGGCACAAGGTCGACGGGTTGGTGGATACGCTCGGCCGCAATGGCGTGACCTCGAACTACCGCTACGACCTGGCGCCCTACACCTGGCAACTGGTGCAGGGGATGAAGCAAGGCCGCGCGCTCTTCACCCAGCCGCCCATGCCGATCAAATGCGCCGGGGCGCCTCAGAAGGCGCTTTACCTGTCCGCCGACCATTGGACCCGGTCAGGTACCATCGGCAACATCGACATCCAGTTCATGAATGCCGGTGGTGTTCTCTTCGGGGTCAAGGATTATGTGCCGGCCCTGATGAAATACATCGAGCGCTACAACGCCAACCTGAACTACTTCCATAATCTGGTGGCCATCGACGGCCAGGCGAAAAAGGCCACCTTCGAGGTCAAAGAGCCGGAGAAGGACGTCCGCCAGGTGGAGGTGGAGTTCGACATGATCCACGTGACGCCGCCGCAGACGGCACCGGATTTCATCCGGGTCTCGCCGCTGGCGGATGCGGCCGGTTGGGTCGACGTGGACCAGGCGACCCTGCGCCACAAGACCTTCGACAATATCTGGTCGCTCGGCGACGTGATGAACGCGCCGAACGCAAAGACGGCGGCGGCGGCCCGCAAGCAGGCGCCGGTGGTTGCCGAAAACATCGTCTCGGACATGAACGGTCAGAGCGCGGTCGCCCAGTATGACGGCTACGGCTCGTGCCCGCTGACCGTGGAGAAAGGCAAGATCGTTCTTGCCGAATTCGGCTACGGCGGTGCGCTGCTGCCGAGTTTCCCGCGCTGGCTGATCGACGGCACCAAGCCGAGCCATACGGCGTGGCTCCTCAAGGAGCGGATCCTGCCGCCGATCTACTGGAAGGCGATGCTGCGCGGCAAGGAATGGATGGCCAAACCGGAAAAAGTATCGGCCGGCTGA
- a CDS encoding MBL fold metallo-hydrolase yields the protein MSTAVYPVDMSVKPDVTAFFDPATNTISYVVKDPASNACAVVDSVMDIDYAAGRITYDHADEMIAFIEKNGLKLEWLIETHVHADHLSAAPYIQSKLGGKLGIGDKITVVQDTFGKVFNEGTEFQRDGSQFDMLFADGDTYKIGEMTAFAMYTPGHTPACMVHVIGDAAFVGDTLFMPDGGSARADFPGGDAGTLYDSIQKLLALPDDMRLFMCHDYGPNGRDIKWETTVGEEKKHNIHVGGGKTREDFIKFRTERDAELDMPKLIIPSLQVNMRAGKLPPADESGKRFLKVPVNGL from the coding sequence ATGAGTACTGCAGTTTATCCGGTTGATATGTCGGTCAAGCCCGACGTCACGGCCTTTTTCGACCCGGCGACGAACACGATCAGCTATGTGGTCAAGGACCCGGCCAGCAATGCCTGCGCGGTCGTCGACAGCGTGATGGACATCGACTACGCCGCCGGCCGCATCACCTACGATCATGCCGACGAGATGATCGCCTTTATCGAGAAAAACGGCCTCAAGCTGGAGTGGCTGATCGAGACCCATGTGCATGCCGATCACCTGTCTGCAGCGCCCTATATCCAGAGCAAACTGGGCGGCAAGCTCGGCATCGGCGACAAGATCACCGTCGTCCAGGACACCTTCGGCAAGGTCTTCAACGAAGGCACCGAATTCCAGCGCGACGGCAGCCAGTTCGACATGCTGTTTGCCGACGGCGATACCTACAAGATCGGCGAAATGACAGCCTTCGCCATGTACACCCCGGGCCACACTCCGGCCTGCATGGTGCATGTGATCGGTGATGCCGCGTTCGTCGGGGACACCCTGTTCATGCCGGACGGCGGATCGGCACGCGCGGACTTCCCCGGCGGCGATGCCGGCACGCTGTATGATTCCATCCAGAAGCTCCTGGCCCTGCCGGACGACATGCGCCTGTTCATGTGCCACGACTACGGCCCGAACGGCCGCGACATCAAGTGGGAAACCACCGTCGGCGAGGAAAAGAAGCACAACATCCATGTGGGCGGCGGCAAGACCCGCGAAGACTTCATCAAGTTCCGGACGGAACGCGATGCCGAGCTGGACATGCCGAAGCTGATCATTCCGTCGCTCCAGGTCAACATGCGCGCCGGCAAGCTGCCGCCCGCGGATGAATCCGGCAAACGGTTCCTGAAAGTGCCCGTGAACGGGCTCTGA
- a CDS encoding DUF6691 family protein, giving the protein MLKILSAFAIGLVFGVGILLSGMADPAKVLNFFDVFGTWDPSLIFVMGGALIVTAIGYRLVFRMPAPVLSTVFHVPTRKDIDMKLVGGSAIFGIGWGLSGFCPGGLVPAIGLGVSAPILTAAAILAGMIALRVITGIRFRQAAPSST; this is encoded by the coding sequence ATGTTGAAAATCCTTTCCGCATTCGCGATCGGCCTTGTCTTCGGTGTCGGCATTCTTCTGTCCGGCATGGCCGATCCGGCCAAGGTTCTGAACTTCTTCGATGTTTTCGGCACCTGGGATCCGAGCCTGATCTTCGTCATGGGCGGCGCGCTGATCGTTACCGCAATCGGCTACCGGCTCGTGTTCCGCATGCCCGCCCCGGTCCTTTCGACCGTCTTTCATGTCCCGACCCGCAAGGACATCGACATGAAGCTGGTCGGCGGATCCGCGATTTTCGGCATCGGCTGGGGCCTGAGCGGCTTTTGTCCGGGCGGGCTCGTCCCGGCCATCGGTCTCGGGGTTTCCGCACCGATCCTCACGGCTGCCGCAATTCTGGCCGGAATGATCGCCCTGCGGGTCATCACCGGCATCCGTTTCCGCCAGGCGGCACCCTCTTCTACCTGA